One region of Quercus lobata isolate SW786 chromosome 2, ValleyOak3.0 Primary Assembly, whole genome shotgun sequence genomic DNA includes:
- the LOC115976564 gene encoding uncharacterized protein LOC115976564, whose product MAKSLSLTHVSLLLLSRQRLMATRIHTHSLSLPLPNPKPFNKTMFPHPSLSFSTSSTPYPLQYDMIINRPTQPHPPRRLTRVNNNPNSSEDSPQNPTSETGIEDWVDQKLLSECEANRPSSGNLEMNKSMRKYYNKRRKRMYGSDSDEDGRSSEERFVELKPEVVEFNTLHKREEELYFYDTFAYPWEKEKHYKMVYQLEKKYFPDQCLDKAFLQPGESNESNVKRGKKKKKEEGVDGKGLVFFEEEEGGGEKGRIELAKKDANKDVVEKKVEEFFKCLKKGPNKDGEVKNEEPYLLTRSTELPPRWDGPCGTVVLVNKPKGWTSFTVCGKLRRLVKVKKVGHAGTLDPMATGLLIVCVGKATKLVEGYQGMVKGYSGVFRLGEATSTWDADSPVIQREPWEQIKDEDLKKTAASFCGEIWQVPPMFSAIKVGGERMYEKARRGESIELSPRRISIFQFDIERSLDDRQNLIFRVTCSKGTYIRSLCADFGKALGSCAHLTALRRDSIGEYSADNAWDFKELEDAITKNYF is encoded by the exons ATGGCGAAATCACTGTCTCTAACCCACGTATCCCTCCTTCTCCTCTCCCGTCAAAGACTCATGGCCACACGaatacacacacactctctctcactgcCACTCCCAAACCCCAAACCTTTCAACAAAACCATGTTTCCACACccttccctctctttctccacCTCTTCCACTCCATACCCTCTTCAATACGACATGATCATCAACCGCCCAACTCAGCCTCACCCTCCTCGCCGACTCACCCGAGTCAATAACAACCCCAACAGCTCAGAAGACTCGCCCCAAAACCCCACTTCAGAAACGGGCATTGAGGACTGGGTGGATCAGAAGCTATTGTCAGAGTGTGAAGCAAACAGACCCAGTTCGGGAAACTTGGAAATGAACAAGTCTATGAGGAAGTATTACAATAAGAGGAGGAAAAGAATGTATGGGTCGGATTCAGATGAGGATGGTAGGAGCTCTGAGGAGAGGTTTGTGGAGTTGAAGCCTGAGGTTGTGGAGTTTAATACCTTGCACAAGAGAGAGGAGGAGTTGTATTTTTATGATACTTTTGCTTATCCTTGGGAAAAGGAGAAGCATTATAAGATGGTGTATCAGTTGGAGAAGAAGTATTTTCCAGATCAATGCCTTGACAAGGCGTTTCTTCAACCGGGTGAATCCAATGAGAGTAATGTGAAGaggggaaagaagaagaagaaagaggaggGTGTGGATGGTAAAGGATTGGTTTTCTTCGAGGAGGAAGAGGGAGGAGGAGAAAAGGGTAGGATAGAATTGGCGAAAAAGGATGCGAATAAGGATGTTGTGGAGAAGAAGGTGGAGGAGTTCTTTAAGTGTTTGAAGAAAGGTCCCAATAAGGATGGTGAAGTTAAGAATGAGGAGCCATATCTTTTGACAAGGAGTACCGAGCTTCCACCAAGATGGGATGGTCCTTGTGGGACAGTGGTGTTGGTGAACAAACCCAAAG GGTGGACTTCATTTACAGTTTGTGGAAAACTGCGACGCCTGGTCAAAGTTAAAAAG GTAGGGCATGCTGGAACCCTTGACCCAATGGCAACTGGTTTATTAATTGTATGTGTTGGTAAAGCCACTAAGTTGGTAGAAGG ATATCAAGGTATGGTTAAGGGTTACAGTGGAGTTTTCCGTTTAGGGGAGGCCACTTCAACTTGGGATGCTGATTCACCG GTTATTCAACGAGAGCCTTGGGAGCAAATCAAAGATGAGGACTTGAAGAAAACTGCTGCATCCTTTTGTGGGGAAATTTGGCAAGTTCCCCCAATGTTCTCTGCCATCAAA GTCGGAGGAGAAAGGATGTATGAAAAAGCAAGAAGAGGAGAAAGTATTGAGCTTTCACCTAGAAGGATTTCAATCTTCCAATTTGATATCGAGCGTAGCTTAGATGACAG ACAAAATCTGATTTTCCGTGTGACATGCTCGAAAGGTACATACATACGTTCATTATGTGCAGATTTTGGGAAGGCTCTTGGCAG TTGTGCTCATTTAACTGCTCTTCGAAGGGATTCAATTG GGGAATATTCAGCAGATAATGCATGGGATTTCAAGGAGCTCGAAGATGCAATTaccaaaaattatttctaa
- the LOC115976565 gene encoding uncharacterized protein LOC115976565, producing MDTVATSLADDEEWELYNDDGFVYKRKKRRLNPDEAALAARPPSMDPEAEERNRRERKRKTLLKLKERYQTEIDRWELLSNTLRAMEERARQRQEHEDTPSFSALPLSSPEIVNGSLVDELLLQVEAQEAIIRDVSNLCDVAEAMCNAQEEQMKQSFIDLPIWTSPHELIASLCVD from the exons ATGGACACGGTCGCCACATCTTTGGCAGACGATGAGGAGTGGGAACTCTATAACGACGATGGCTTCGTCTACAAGCGCAAGAAGCGCCGCCTCAACCCAGATGAAGCCGCGTTGGCGGCTCGGCCACCGAGTATGGATCCCGAGGCGGAGGAGAGGAACCGGAGGGAGCGGAAGAGGAAGACTTTGCTGAAGCTGAAAGAGCGGTACCAGACAGAGATCGACCGGTGGGAGCTTTTGTCGAACACCTTGCGTGCAATGGAAGAGAGAGCGCGTCAACGACAAGAACATGAAGATACGCCGTCGTTTAGTGCTTTGCCATTGTCTTCGCCCGAGATTGTTAATGGGTCACTCGTGGATGAGCTTCTCTTGCAG GTGGAGGCCCAAGAAGCAATAATTCGTGATGTTTCGAATTTATGTGATGTAGCAGAAGCAATGTGCAATGCACAAGAGGAGCAAATGAAGCAATCTTTTATTGATCTTCCAATTTGGACTTCACCGCATGAGCTTATTGCATCACTTTGTGTTGATTGA
- the LOC115976568 gene encoding glucuronokinase 1-like isoform X1: MESSKSENNKKVIEHKAYARVGLLGNPSDVYFGHTISFTFDNFWADVQLQPSDHLIITPHPTHDLVQFQSLPHLVNRLDNEGYYGGVRLLMAICRVFHNYCKDNKIDLHGGNFTLSYDTNIPRQMGLSGSSAIVCAALSCLLDFYKVRHLIKVEVRPNLVLAAEKELGIVAGLQDRVAQVYGGLVHMDFSKEYMDGLGRGIYTPMDISLLPPLHLIYAENPSDSGKVHSTVRQRWLNGDEFIISSIQEVANLAKEGRTALLEKDYSKLAKLMNRNFDLRRSIFGDDALGAINIKMVEVARKVGAASKFTGSGGAVVAFCPDGPSQVKLLENECQEAGFIVIPLKVVPSCLSDEELKTLEK; encoded by the exons ATGGAATCATCAAAAAGTGAGAATAACAAAAAAGTGATAGAGCACAAGGCTTATGCTAGAGTTGGACTGCTTGGAAATCCAAGCGACGTGTATTTTGGCCACACCATCTCTTTCACTTTCGATAACTTCTGGGCTGACGTTCAATTGCAGCCGTCTGATCACCTCATCATCACTCCCCATCCCACCCATGATCTCGTCCAGTTCCAGTCACTCCCTCAcctg GTGAATCGGTTAGATAATGAAGGTTATTATGGAGGTGTACGATTGCTTATGGCAATTTGTAGAGTTTTCCATAATTATTGCAAGGATAACAAGATTGATCTTCATGGAGGAAATTTCACGCTATCATATGACACTAATATCCCTCGTCAG ATGGGACTTTCAGGTTCTAGCGCTATTGTATGTGCTGCCTTAAGCTGCCTTCTTGACTTCTACAAAGTTAGGCATTTGATTAAAGTAGAGGTCAGGCCTAATCTTGTCCTCGCTGCAGAGAAAGAACTTGGAATCGTTGCCGGTCTCCAAGACCGGGTGGCACAGGTTTATGGGGGCCTTGTTCACATG GATTTTAGCAAGGAATACATGGATGGCTTGGGGCGTGGCATCTATACACCCATGGATATTAGTCTTCTCCCACCTCTTCATCTCATCTATGCTGAGAATCCTAGTGATTCAGGGAAG GTTCATAGTACAGTACGCCAAAGGTGGCTGAATGGTGATGAGTTTATAATATCATCAATTCAAGAAGTTGCAAATTTAGCAAAAGAAGGAAGAACAGCATTACTGGAAAAGGACTATTCCAAGCTTGCAAAGCTCATGAATCGTAATTTTGATCTTCGAAG GAGCATATTTGGTGATGATGCCCTTGGTgctataaatataaaaatggtGGAGGTGGCACGAAAGGTAGGTGCTGCATCGAAATTTACAGGTAGTGGAGGAGCTGTAGTTGCATTCTGCCCTGACGGGCCTTCACAAGTAAAGCTTCTGGAGAATGAATGTCAGGAAGCTGGTTTTATTGTTATACCATTGAAAGTTGTTCCATCTTGTTTAAGTGATGAAGAGCTTAAAACCCTTGAAAAATAG
- the LOC115976568 gene encoding glucuronokinase 1-like isoform X2 has protein sequence MAICRVFHNYCKDNKIDLHGGNFTLSYDTNIPRQMGLSGSSAIVCAALSCLLDFYKVRHLIKVEVRPNLVLAAEKELGIVAGLQDRVAQVYGGLVHMDFSKEYMDGLGRGIYTPMDISLLPPLHLIYAENPSDSGKVHSTVRQRWLNGDEFIISSIQEVANLAKEGRTALLEKDYSKLAKLMNRNFDLRRSIFGDDALGAINIKMVEVARKVGAASKFTGSGGAVVAFCPDGPSQVKLLENECQEAGFIVIPLKVVPSCLSDEELKTLEK, from the exons ATGGCAATTTGTAGAGTTTTCCATAATTATTGCAAGGATAACAAGATTGATCTTCATGGAGGAAATTTCACGCTATCATATGACACTAATATCCCTCGTCAG ATGGGACTTTCAGGTTCTAGCGCTATTGTATGTGCTGCCTTAAGCTGCCTTCTTGACTTCTACAAAGTTAGGCATTTGATTAAAGTAGAGGTCAGGCCTAATCTTGTCCTCGCTGCAGAGAAAGAACTTGGAATCGTTGCCGGTCTCCAAGACCGGGTGGCACAGGTTTATGGGGGCCTTGTTCACATG GATTTTAGCAAGGAATACATGGATGGCTTGGGGCGTGGCATCTATACACCCATGGATATTAGTCTTCTCCCACCTCTTCATCTCATCTATGCTGAGAATCCTAGTGATTCAGGGAAG GTTCATAGTACAGTACGCCAAAGGTGGCTGAATGGTGATGAGTTTATAATATCATCAATTCAAGAAGTTGCAAATTTAGCAAAAGAAGGAAGAACAGCATTACTGGAAAAGGACTATTCCAAGCTTGCAAAGCTCATGAATCGTAATTTTGATCTTCGAAG GAGCATATTTGGTGATGATGCCCTTGGTgctataaatataaaaatggtGGAGGTGGCACGAAAGGTAGGTGCTGCATCGAAATTTACAGGTAGTGGAGGAGCTGTAGTTGCATTCTGCCCTGACGGGCCTTCACAAGTAAAGCTTCTGGAGAATGAATGTCAGGAAGCTGGTTTTATTGTTATACCATTGAAAGTTGTTCCATCTTGTTTAAGTGATGAAGAGCTTAAAACCCTTGAAAAATAG
- the LOC115976566 gene encoding golgin candidate 6 isoform X2: protein MNTDLLSREADSISLLLSLLSEEDFYVRYYTLQLLTALLTNSPNRLQEAILTIPRGITRLMDMLMDREVIRNEALLLLTYLTREAEEIQKIVVFEGAFEKIFSIIKEEGGSEGGVVVQDCLQLLNNLLRTNASNQILLRETMGFDPVISILKLRGSTYSFTQQKTINLLSALETINLLMMGGTEADPGKDANKLTNKATLVQKKVLDHLLLLGVESQWAPVAVRCTALQCIGDLIAGQPKNLDILATKVLGEEPQTEPALNSILRILLRTSSMQEFIAADYVFKSFCEKNSDGQTMLASTLIPQPHLMTHAPLEEDVNMSFGSMLLHGLTLSENDGDLETCCRAASVLSHVLKDNVQCKERVIRIELEPPMPSLGASEPLMHRMVKYMALASSMKNKDGKSSTSGNLYVQPIILKLLVTWLADCPNAVHCFLDSRPHLTYLLELVSNSSATVCTRGLAAVLLGECVIYNKSNDNGKDAFTVVDTISQKLGLTSYFLKFDEMQKSFLFTSVKSAQPHKALTRSTAASMADIEDVDENDSSDQKAEDHPILSAIFDVQFVNLVKKLEGDIRESIVEVYSHPKSKVLVVPAELEQRSGESDGEYMKRLKTFVEKQCSEIQDLLSRNSLLAEDLAKTGGGSNSQPEQRVSGGLDRVQVEKLRRDLQEASQQLEMLKTDKAKIESEASMYRNLAGKMESDLKGLSDAYNSLEQANLYLEKEVRALKSGGPSTIPDVEAIKAAAREEAQKDSEAELNDLLVCLGQEQSRVEKLSARLLELGEDVDTLLEGIGDDVGLPEEGEEEED, encoded by the exons ATGAACACTGATTTGCTTTCCAGAGAAGCAGACAgcatttctcttcttctaaGTTTGTTG TCAGAGGAGGATTTCTATGTACGATATTATACCCTTCAACTTTTGACAGCACTCCTCACAAATTCTCCAAATAG ATTACAGGAAGCCATTCTTACCATTCCTCGTGGTATAACTCGGCTGATGGATATGCTAATGGATCGTGAG GTTATTCGAAACGAGGCCTTACTGTTGCTTACTTATTTGACCCGTGAAGCTGAG gagattcaaaaaattgtggTCTTTGAAGGTGCATTTGAGAAGATTTTCAGCATCATTAAAGAGGAAGGAGGTTCAGAAGGTGGTGTTGTTGTGCAG GACTGTCTTCAATTGTTGAACAACCTTCTCCGAACTAATGCATCTAATCAG ATACTACTGAGAGAGACTATGGGATTTGACCCCGTAATATCAATTCTGAAGCTACGGGGAAGTACTTACAGTTTCACCCAACAAAAG ACAATTAATCTACTCAGTGCATTAGAAACCATTAATTTGTTAATGATGGGAGGTACAGAGGCTGATCCTGGGAAAGATGCAAATAAGCTAACAAATAAAGCAACACTGGTTCAG AAAAAGGTATTGGATCATCTTCTTTTGTTGGGTGTCGAAAGCCAGTGGGCACCAGTAGCTGTCCGTTGCACG GCATTACAATGCATCGGTGATCTGATTGCTGGACAACCCAAGAATCTTGATATCCTTGCAACCAAAGTTCTTGGAGAGGAGCCACAAACAGAACCTGCTTTGAACTCTATTCTTCGAATCCTTTTGCGGACATCTAGTATGCAAGAGTTTATTGCAGCTGATTACGTTTTTAAGAGCTTCTGTGAG AAAAATTCTGATGGTCAAACAATGTTAGCATCTACATTAATTCCTCAACCGCATTTAATGACTCATGCTCCCCTTGAGGAGGATGTGAACATGTCGTTTGGAAG CATGCTATTGCATGGTCTTACCTTGAGTGAAAATGATGGTGATCTTGAG ACTTGTTGCAGAGCTGCTAGTGTTCTTTCTCATGTACTAAAGGATAATGTCCAGTGCAAAGAAAGG GTTATTCGAATTGAACTTGAGCCACCCATGCCATCATTAGGAGCTAGTGAGCCACTAATGCACCGAATGGTAAAATACATGGCTCTTGCCTCTTCCATGAAAAATAAAGATGGAAAATCAAGCACATCAGGAAATCTGTATGTTCAACCAATTATCTTGAAATTGCTGGTCACATGGCTAGCTGATTGCCCTAATGCAGTGCATTGCTTCCTAGATTCCCGTCCCCACCTTACATATCTGCTTGAGTTGGTGTCAAATTCCTCTGCAACAGTGTGCACAAGGGGTTTGGCAGCAGTTCTCTTGGGAGAATGTGTAATTTACAACAAATCCAATGATAATGGAAAGGATGCTTTTACAGTGGTTGATACCATAAGCCAGAAACTCGGGCTTACATCATACTTCTTGAAGTTTGATGAGATGCAGAAAAGCTTCCTTTTTACCTCTGTAAAGTCAGCCCAGCCTCATAAAGCATTGACGAGATCTACTGCTGCTAGCATGGCAGATATTGAAGATGTTGATGAGAATGATTCGTCTGATCAGAAAGCTGAGGATCATCCGATTCTCTCGGCAATCTTTGATGTTCAATTTGTGAACCTTGTCAAGAAATTGGAGGGAGATATCAGAGAAAGCATTGTTGAGGTCTACAGCCACCCAAAGAGCAAGGTGTTGGTGGTGCCAGCAGAATTGGAACAGAGAAGTGGGGAAAGTGATGGGGAGTATATGAAGCGGTTGAAAACATTTGTGGAGAAGCAATGCTCTGAGATACAG GACCTTCTTAGCCGAAATTCACTTTTGGCTGAGGACCTCGCAAAAACTGGTGGAGGCAGTAATTCCCAGCCTGAGCAGAGAGTGAGTGGGGGCCTGGATAGAGTCCAGGTAGAGAAACTCCGAAGAGATCTTCAAGAAGCATCTCAACAGTTGGAGATGCTCAAGACAGATAAGGCCAAGATCGAGTCTGAGGCATCCATGTACAGAAATTTAGCTGGGAAGATGGAATCTGATCTGAAGGGCCTGTCTGATGCTTACAACAGTCTTGAACAGGCCAACTTATATCTAGAAAAGGAGGTGAGGGCTTTGAAGAGTGGAGGGCCCTCAACAATTCCAGATGTTGAGGCAATAAAGGCCGCAGCAAGGGAAGAAGCCCAGAAGGACAGTGAGGCAGAACTGAATGATTTGCTTGTGTGCCTTGGCCAAGAACAGAGCAGGGTGGAAAAATTAAGCGCAAGGTTGCTTGAGTTAGGGGAGGACGTTGACACACTGCTTGAAGGTATTGGAGATGACGTTGGGCTGCCTGAAGAAGGTGAAGAGGAGGAAGACTGA